GTAATTACGTGGATTTTGCTAACTTCGCTTAATTGCACATCGTTAATTATACAAAAATTCTCAACAAACCTAGAGAGGAaagataattttttctattttatgatttttttcctttGAAGCTCATTTTCAATGGTATATCTTGGTTTCTATGCAtgtgtatttctttttatatttgcttttatattctgcgtatatttcattttagtttaaaTGCGTAGTTATGTCTTTTGTATAAGTGTATTTGTATTAAATTTGTCTGTTATTTTGTAttggtatttgatgtttttttaaagattttattcatTTTGTGTGTGTTTCTTGGTGGCTGTAATCCATTTTTTGTGTGCGTGCATTTCATGTTGGTTTACATGTGTGGTGGTTTGGTTTTGTGTATCTAGATTTTCTATGTTGATGTGAGTATTTTTGATTATTCAAGTGCAAGGTTCAAGGAGATGAAGAAAGTGATAAGATTCAAAATAGTCTGGtttcatatatacacattcaacCCTTACATCACGCTAAGCCTTAGCGTGATGTaaggggttcttaaccgggggtatCCATACCCCTTGGGGGTATGGGACCCAAATGCTGGGGGTATGGGACTCGATCTCTGGTAATCAGGTATTTTTTTAGTATCTCTCGTTATTATCTTCTATTTTGTACATATTATTGTTCACAGGTTATTTTTTGTAGTTCTTGTTCACTGTAGTTATGCCTGTATGTAGTTAAAATCTGACAATCTAAAATGAACGTAAAAATCTGCAGACCTAACGATTAATCTGTAGAGTTAGCAGCACTGACAGCACAGGCAGTGGGTGTTGCGGCCATCAGCTGAGCTCTGGCGGGACCACAAGCAGCATAACTGACCACAACACCGCTGTAGCGTAAGGTAGTAGGTTGTTGCTCCTGCTGCATTTTGTTTACATcacaaaatacatatacatgtatattttttttttcaatgggggGAGGGCCGGAACAAAAGTCGTTTTTAGAATACGATTAAATCAGTTTACGAGCTTGGTGTTGGAACAAATTAAACTCGTATTCCaagcttccaatatatatatatatatatatatatatatatatatatatatatatatatatatatatatatatatatatatatatatatatatatatatattctttattatattgtgTTTATTATGTTCATCTTATGTTTTTCATTGTATTGAGAGCAGTGGCTGTGTTTGACAGTTTTTCGTTTTCCTTTCACAGATTTTGTGTAAAATGTCGTCTGTCAAGAAAAGGATGTGGAATGATTCATATGTTGGTTTTGGCTTCACCTGTCTGACAAAACGAGATGGAATAGAAAGACCCCAGTGCATGCTGTGCAATTTGGTAATGAGCAATGGGAATTTTAAGCCATCAGGACTGAAGGAACATCTTGAAAGCAAACACAAAGATCATGTTGGCACATCGATTGATGCTTTTAAGTTGAAAAGAGTTTGTTATGATCAGAAAGCAACTCTTTCATCATATGGGTTTTCTGCTCCAAGAAAACCTCTTCTAGAAGCCTCCTACAAAGTTTCGTACATGATTGCCAGAGAAAAGAAGCCACACACAATTGGGGAGACCCTCGTGAAACCCTGTGCGCTGGAGATGGCTAAAATTGTGCTGGGAGAGCATGCCGCGACGAAATTAAGTCAGGTATCCGTGTCCAACAACACTGTGCACCAGAGAATTAAAGACATGAGTCAGGACATAATAACCCAAGTTGTCAGAGAGATAAAACAAAGTCCTGCGAAAATCAGCATGCAGATCGATGAATCAACTGACGTTTCAAACCACAGTCAATTGCTTGTATTTGTACGATATGTACATGAAGAGAACATCAAGGAAGAGTTTTCATTTTGTGAACGACTCGAAACCACAACCAAAGCAGTTGACGTATTCAAGCTGATCCAATCTTTCTTAGATCGTCATGAGCTGGCATGGGATTAGATTGGGTCTATTTGTACGGATGGCACTCCTGCCCTGATTGGCAAGAAATCTGGATTCGTTGCTATAGTCAAGGAGAGAGCTCTACATGTGCTCACCACCCACTGTGTTCTACATCACCAAGCTCTGGCATCCAAAACCTTGCCAAAGATACTGAAAGCGATAGGAATACTTGTGCAAACAGTCAACTTCATTCTTGGACGTCCATTGAATCACCGACTGTTTTAATAATTCTGTGACGAGATTGGAGCGGAACATGGAGTGTTACTGTACCACACAGAAGTACGTTGGCTGAGTCGTGGCAGTGTTCTCACACGTGTAGTGAAACTTCAGGATGAAATTCTCGAATTTATCAAGAATCAACAATCCCCTATTGCAAAGCACTTTGAAGATGAACATTTCATTGTTAGCCTGGGATATTTGGCTGATATTTTCAGTCTTCTCAATGATTTGAACACATCAATGCAGGGAAGAGATGTGGACATCATTCAAGCCAAGGGAAAAGTCGTCACATTCACAAAGAAACTACATATCTGGTGTCGCCGTGTTGAAAGTGGTAACCTGGCAAACTTTCCTAACCTTGACAATATCCTTACAAAAGATGGTAAAACACTACCTGTAAAAATACTTCAAGAAGTCAAGAATCATTtggaaattctaagtacaaattttGAGGGTTACTTTTCAGATACTAATGATCTTTGCATGGAATCGGTTTGGATACAAAACCCTTTCTCATTTGATGTATCGAGACTGAGTGATAACGATATAGCAAAGGATGATTTCACTGAATTCCAAGAGAACCCAAGAAAGAAAGCTGATTTCGAAAGGGCTGGGATGGATGTCAAGCAGTTTTGGTGTGAACAAATCTCAGCTTACCCAAGCTTGGCAATAAGAGCAATGAACATTTTGGTTCCCTTCACAACTACGTATCTCTGTGAAATAGGATTTTCTGCATTATTAAATCTGAAATCAAAGTGGAGAAATAGACT
The DNA window shown above is from Palaemon carinicauda isolate YSFRI2023 chromosome 29, ASM3689809v2, whole genome shotgun sequence and carries:
- the LOC137622445 gene encoding protein FAM200C-like, which codes for MSSVKKRMWNDSYVGFGFTCLTKRDGIERPQCMLCNLVMSNGNFKPSGLKEHLESKHKDHVGTSIDAFKLKRVCYDQKATLSSYGFSAPRKPLLEASYKVSYMIAREKKPHTIGETLVKPCALEMAKIVLGEHAATKLSQVSVSNNTVHQRIKDMSQDIITQVVREIKQSPAKISMQIDESTDVSNHSQLLVFVRYVHEENIKEEFSFCERLETTTKAVDVFKLIQSFLDRHELAWD
- the LOC137622446 gene encoding protein FAM200C-like, whose amino-acid sequence is MQGRDVDIIQAKGKVVTFTKKLHIWCRRVESGNLANFPNLDNILTKDGKTLPVKILQEVKNHLEILSTNFEGYFSDTNDLCMESVWIQNPFSFDVSRLSDNDIAKDDFTEFQENPRKKADFERAGMDVKQFWCEQISAYPSLAIRAMNILVPFTTTYLCEIGFSALLNLKSKWRNRLDVSDDMRVALSATVPRIDALIAGKQQQISH